One genomic segment of Streptomyces sp. NBC_00239 includes these proteins:
- a CDS encoding FGGY family carbohydrate kinase — protein sequence MGIVAGLDSSSTFTRIVVCDTDTGAVLRQGYAPHPQPEGEPTAHETDPQSWLLSLGEAAGGGLLEGVQAIGVSAQQHGLLPLDANGGLVRPALVGNDKRPQVAALDLIDALGGRQAWAEAVGCVPQSAQPVAKLAWMARNEPEAARRTALLMQPHDWLVWQLLGRPARRTTDRGAASGTGYWSPATGAYRPDLVELALGHRAMLPEVLAPADAAGTTPEGLLISAGTGETMAAALGLGLGHGDAVVSLGASGSVMAVHHEAVTEPGGMVTSLADAAGMHLPVVYTSNAVRTLRGTAELLGTDLEGLSELALQSTPGAHGLVLLPYLEGERTPELPHTAGTLSGLRRDSMKPEHLARAAFEGMLCGLVDALDVLRTRGVEIRRVFLLGAAAELPAVQAAAPGLFGTQIVVPQPADYAALGAARQAAWALGVRQGTLAPHTPPAWHGAAVQVFEAGEELAAWQAVRQQYVATREQLHPGAF from the coding sequence ATGGGGATAGTCGCCGGGCTGGACAGCTCTTCCACCTTCACTCGCATCGTCGTCTGCGACACGGACACGGGCGCCGTACTGAGGCAGGGCTATGCGCCCCATCCCCAGCCCGAGGGTGAACCGACCGCGCACGAGACCGACCCGCAGTCCTGGCTGCTCTCGCTGGGCGAAGCGGCCGGCGGCGGCCTGCTGGAGGGCGTACAGGCCATCGGCGTGTCCGCCCAGCAGCACGGCCTGCTGCCGCTGGACGCCAACGGCGGGCTGGTACGGCCGGCCCTCGTCGGCAACGACAAGCGCCCCCAGGTCGCGGCCCTCGACCTGATCGACGCGCTCGGCGGCCGGCAGGCCTGGGCCGAGGCCGTCGGCTGCGTCCCGCAGTCCGCGCAGCCGGTGGCGAAGCTCGCCTGGATGGCCCGCAACGAGCCGGAGGCGGCCCGCCGCACCGCCCTGCTGATGCAGCCCCACGACTGGCTGGTGTGGCAGCTGCTCGGCCGGCCCGCCCGCCGCACCACCGACCGCGGCGCCGCCTCCGGCACCGGCTACTGGTCGCCGGCCACCGGCGCGTACCGGCCCGACCTGGTGGAGCTGGCGCTCGGGCACCGGGCGATGCTGCCGGAGGTGCTCGCCCCGGCGGACGCGGCCGGCACCACCCCCGAGGGCCTGCTGATATCCGCCGGCACCGGCGAGACCATGGCCGCCGCCCTGGGCCTGGGCCTGGGGCACGGCGACGCGGTCGTCTCGCTCGGTGCCTCCGGCTCGGTCATGGCCGTCCACCACGAGGCGGTGACCGAGCCCGGCGGGATGGTCACCTCTCTCGCCGACGCGGCCGGCATGCACCTGCCCGTCGTCTACACCTCCAACGCGGTACGGACCCTGCGCGGCACCGCCGAGCTGCTCGGCACCGACCTGGAGGGGTTGTCGGAGCTCGCCCTCCAGTCCACCCCGGGCGCCCACGGCCTGGTGCTGCTCCCCTACCTGGAGGGCGAGCGGACGCCCGAGCTGCCGCACACCGCCGGCACCCTGAGCGGGCTGCGCCGCGACTCGATGAAGCCGGAGCACCTGGCCCGGGCCGCGTTCGAGGGCATGCTCTGCGGGCTGGTGGACGCCCTCGACGTGCTGCGCACCCGCGGCGTCGAGATCCGCCGGGTGTTCCTGCTGGGCGCGGCGGCCGAGCTGCCCGCCGTGCAGGCGGCCGCCCCCGGCCTGTTCGGCACGCAGATCGTGGTCCCGCAGCCGGCGGACTACGCGGCGCTCGGCGCGGCGCGCCAGGCCGCCTGGGCGCTGGGTGTCCGGCAGGGCACGCTGGCCCCCCACACCCCGCCGGCCTGGCACGGGGCCGCTGTGCAGGTGTTCGAGGCGGGCGAGGAGCTCGCGGCCTGGCAGGCGGTGCGCCAGCAGTACGTGGCCACCCGGGAGCAGCTCCACCCCGGCGCGTTCTGA
- a CDS encoding YtxH domain-containing protein yields MRYRLTFVVGLALGYVIGTRAGRERYEQMKKSARQIAQNPAVRNAAETAGQTGRQYAGKAFAVVSDKVGDAIPDSVTGRVRSLRDRGSGADDDWGTSNT; encoded by the coding sequence ATGCGGTACAGGCTCACGTTCGTCGTCGGACTGGCCCTCGGATACGTGATCGGGACGCGTGCGGGGCGGGAGCGCTACGAACAGATGAAAAAGTCCGCACGACAGATCGCGCAGAACCCGGCCGTGCGGAACGCCGCCGAGACGGCGGGCCAGACCGGCCGGCAGTACGCGGGCAAGGCCTTCGCGGTGGTGAGCGACAAGGTCGGGGACGCGATCCCCGACTCCGTCACCGGCCGGGTGCGCTCCCTGCGGGACCGGGGCAGCGGCGCCGACGACGACTGGGGCACGAGCAACACCTGA